The window TTCCATTGTTATTTCCGTTTCCGTTGTTGTTTCCGTTTTCGCCATTATTTTCGTTTTCATTATTGTCTAATAACTGATTTAAATAATTAATGACTTCAGTATTACTTGGTGAAACCATTAACGATAAATAATGCGTGTCTTGTGAATTCTTTAATATTAAGTTATAAGTGATCTCTTGACGTGCGTTAGCAATCTTTACGATGACTTCATATCCATCAATTAACTTCTTAATTGATTCTACTGTTGCATTATCAGCTACTTGCAACACTAGTGGATTTTCCTTAGTTGCATCTCCTGAGACTGGCAATAACACACCTGTATCAATTTTATCTTTTAATGATTGTGGAACATTTACTTCCGCATCTTGTGACTCGTTAACTACAATAACTTCATCTGTATCGCGTACACGAATTCGTTTTCCAGCGGCATCTTCGGCTGCTAAACCAATAACTGATAATGTATCACCTACTTGAATACGTGATGACCATGTTTCAGGTTGATCTCCTGATGTTCCACCACCAATATATCCGTTGATATGAACACGAGCATCTCCCGAACCATCGTTAATAATAATGTTTCCGGCTTTTACATCAATTGATTTAACAATTCCTTGAGCAGATACTAGTAATCCTTCATACTTTTCTAACATACTGTCTGCTGTTGATAAAGCTGTTGCGTCAACTAAGTTAATCGATTCATTGATAATCTCTACGTCAGTTAATTCTTGAACTTCACCTAATTGCGTATCCCCTTCATATGATCCAACGACTCCAGTAATACGTACCTTTTGCCCTAATTTTAACTTTGTATTAGCAATCGGATGAATTGTAATTCCACCTGTTTCATCTTGTACATAAACAACATCGAAGAATGATGTTAATGGATTTGAGTTTCCAGCTGTTACGATTCCTTCAATCGTACGAGTTTCACCTTTTAAATCCGGTTCATTATCTCCGTTTTCATCAACATGTAACTCAGCAATCGGTGTAATTTGTGCTGCTTTTGCTGGAGCTAAATCATTAATAAGATTTTTGATGATCGTACGATTTGAATAATCACGGTTTGGATCAGCTTCAAAATCTGAGAAGAACGTCACACCTGAAGCCACAATTTTCGAACCGTTTGGCAACGTTTCAACCGCTAAAGCAATAATATCATTTCCAGAAACAGGTGTATTATCACCTTTTTTATCTGCATCATCACTTTGTGTTGTTTCGTGTCCACGCACAACAGCATCTATATTTTTTGCCCCTTGTGGAATTAATACTGAGTTTCCACTATAGAAACTAAATTTATAGTCCGTATTCTTAGCATTTCCTTGCTCGATTTTACCAAAGTCTATTCCTTTAGTATAAATACTTTCTTCATTATAATCATCAAAGTATAAACGATAAGTTTGTCCACCATTTTCTACTGGATCGATGACTTGATCGTCATTAAAACGAATAGTTGCTCCAATTGATTCTAAAATTTTATTTCCTTGAGTGGCGTTTTGATATTCTCCTTCTGCATCTTTATAATCTGCTTTAGACGTAATAATTAAATCTCCACCCGCTTCAACAAAAGCTTTAATTGCCAAAACTTCATCATCACTATAATAAAACTTATCACTTGGATCCGTAATGATTAATACATCAATTCCGTTTAATATTTCTGGGGTAATCGTCTCTTTATTGATTTTAACAATTCCACCTTCTTGACCAACTAGCTCCGTTACATATTTCATGTTATCTGGATAAGTTCCTGTCACATAGCCATTTTCCTTACTTCCATCAATTAAAACATGACTAACTTCAGTTGTATCAAATGTTCTTACTTCAATACGCTCTGTATAAGTACGTTCTGCGCCATTAATGTTTAATGTAATGACCGCTTCGATTACGTTTTTACCTTTTTTAGTTAGTGGAAATTTAGCACTTAACGTTGCTGTATCTGACGGAGCAATATTTGCTAAAACATCTTTAGCTACAGCTGTTGTTGAACCATTTAAGAAATATTCTACTTTTACATTTGTAATAGCAGTTGGTTCATTATTATAAACAACTGCATCAACTGTAACCTCATCTCCAACTAATAATTTTGAAGAACTTGCTGTTACACTTGAAATCCCAACATTTTCTTTTTCGCCAATCCACACTGGAGCCGTTACCGCGATATCTAAATCATTTTGTGTTACTTTAACATAGTAGTATGTTGATGAAACTTCTGGTTCAAATGAGAATGCCCACTCTTTCTCTGTTGCATCAACATCCGTAATTTCATGAGCAACACGTCCACCATCTGTAATTAATTGAATTTTATCAATTGTATCTGAAGCATCTGGATCCATTACTTTGATGTAAACTTCAGCTGAATCTTGTTCAGATAAAATTGATCCCATTGTTGCCCCATTTAACTCGTAGGAAATGTGTAAGTTTTCATCTTCCGTTGAATAAACGCGGCGTTCACGAATCGCTTCATATAAACTATCGCGTGTTAACTCTTCAGCTTCAATAACTGTACGAGCTGTATTGGCATTTCCCCATAAACCTTTATGATTATCTTGATTGTTTGTAGGAGCAACATGCCATCCTTTATCTAATGCACGTGTATAATACTCATATGATGGGAAGTGTGCACTACTGCGAATTGGTCCATCACCATTTCCAACTTCAATTAATGTAATTAACTCGTCAATTTCTTCATCATAAAAACCAAAATCTACGAAATCTCCGAATGTTGTCCCTGGGTGATTGAACTGTGAAACAGATTGTGATTGGGTTTTTAAAGCTTCGTAATAATTACGTAAATTCATCGCAGCATTTGTACGAGTTTCGAATCCTTGTGTATTGAATGTATTCATATGACCGTACTTTCCAGTACCTGCTGACCATGTCATCTCAT of the Turicibacter sp. TJ11 genome contains:
- a CDS encoding CehA/McbA family metallohydrolase, with product MRTVFFKKMLNSTLAFSIVTSGIIIPSPKVYAQEIFSEVEQSLIFKEGFDNYKVEMPEGWVEANTKVERPIYNNIAQSGENAPAVKLEQSGQTLTSPIFKLESQGKLSFLTKGNGGNNGFTSQLIVEVLENNEWKIIFEDVITEEKETLTFDLSQAVTQVRFGIKKSLGNISIDDIAIYGTGTMGEDSTEETPGNDSESKPEVDAYGELVVSGASTLEVGMTSTLQVTTTEGEVVSDVTFESTESNVLKVNDAGKMQALATGVSQVAATTMIDGKKYVGQKRIEVTESKDYPVTVFNEGFKDFPKLAEGWETNSTSDDKYNSGNVAAPSVKFSKKGQYITTEEFRLVENGLLKFAAKGNSSQASGTTVLRVQYQSNFKDEWKDLAMFNSFEAKYENYGVRIPEDATRIRIYIEEKGQMNIAFDDMSLYAQALGEKEEDTEAPVISLVDIVDSGNLDYDMTVKAKVTDNRKVGDVTLFYRVIGTEDFKSVPMGLIDGVYQGVISKKELDAKGIEYKIEASDIEGNKATSETMTVKVSSDDYTKPEITSVSPADNANLGKNKTPKISAKYCDRSGINIDSIKLFFNENDITDKAVVTETELSYQVDEALENGTYTVKLQLADKAGNETEKEWTFKVADVARNLYFGQLHSHTNLSDGAGSIDDAYTYAKDKAGVDFLAVTDHSNSFDNDTEANIADGSMSEKWQTGLSAADKYNKDHEFTAIYAYEMTWSAGTGKYGHMNTFNTQGFETRTNAAMNLRNYYEALKTQSQSVSQFNHPGTTFGDFVDFGFYDEEIDELITLIEVGNGDGPIRSSAHFPSYEYYTRALDKGWHVAPTNNQDNHKGLWGNANTARTVIEAEELTRDSLYEAIRERRVYSTEDENLHISYELNGATMGSILSEQDSAEVYIKVMDPDASDTIDKIQLITDGGRVAHEITDVDATEKEWAFSFEPEVSSTYYYVKVTQNDLDIAVTAPVWIGEKENVGISSVTASSSKLLVGDEVTVDAVVYNNEPTAITNVKVEYFLNGSTTAVAKDVLANIAPSDTATLSAKFPLTKKGKNVIEAVITLNINGAERTYTERIEVRTFDTTEVSHVLIDGSKENGYVTGTYPDNMKYVTELVGQEGGIVKINKETITPEILNGIDVLIITDPSDKFYYSDDEVLAIKAFVEAGGDLIITSKADYKDAEGEYQNATQGNKILESIGATIRFNDDQVIDPVENGGQTYRLYFDDYNEESIYTKGIDFGKIEQGNAKNTDYKFSFYSGNSVLIPQGAKNIDAVVRGHETTQSDDADKKGDNTPVSGNDIIALAVETLPNGSKIVASGVTFFSDFEADPNRDYSNRTIIKNLINDLAPAKAAQITPIAELHVDENGDNEPDLKGETRTIEGIVTAGNSNPLTSFFDVVYVQDETGGITIHPIANTKLKLGQKVRITGVVGSYEGDTQLGEVQELTDVEIINESINLVDATALSTADSMLEKYEGLLVSAQGIVKSIDVKAGNIIINDGSGDARVHINGYIGGGTSGDQPETWSSRIQVGDTLSVIGLAAEDAAGKRIRVRDTDEVIVVNESQDAEVNVPQSLKDKIDTGVLLPVSGDATKENPLVLQVADNATVESIKKLIDGYEVIVKIANARQEITYNLILKNSQDTHYLSLMVSPSNTEVINYLNQLLDNNENENNGENGNNNGNGNNNGNGNNNGNGNNNGNGNNNGNGNNNGNGNNNGNGNNNGNGNNNGNGNNNGNGNNNGNGNNNGNGNNNGNGNNNGNGNNNGNGNNASIVTPETGYGYLMNWLVVGTILLVIGYTIQLTNKRHSKSE